From one Mytilus trossulus isolate FHL-02 chromosome 10, PNRI_Mtr1.1.1.hap1, whole genome shotgun sequence genomic stretch:
- the LOC134687590 gene encoding polycomb protein EED-like — protein MSDSEESMSTMPVLQKRPKISLPANTDGSGDDQDDISSTASTILDDISESSNVPRRGKGKPRIKRPKLQFKYVNHVKEDHGLPLFGLSINQLTREGDPIVFATVGTNRVTLYELQDSGKIKLLQAYIDPSTEENFYCVAWSYDEVGLPLLAAAGLRGVIRIISPVTMQCIKHFVGHGNAVNELKFYPKDPNLLLSVSKDHTLRMWNIKTDVCVIIFGGVDGHRDEVLSADFSIKGSIIVSCGMDHSLKMWKMDKEELQAAIESSYTYNSAKTNKPFPTVFQNFPDFSTRDVHRNYVDCVRWLGNFVLSKSCENSINCWKPGGLHDSLADMKPHDNKVTILHRFDYKECDIWYMRFCLDFWQKLMALGNQVGKIYVWDIDVDDPREARYIVITHQKCYSPIRQTAFTRDGSILLAVTDDASIWRWERVK, from the exons atgtcgGACAGCGAAGAAAGCATGTCAACAATGCCAGTGTTACAAAAAAGACCCAAAATATCCCTCCCAGCAAACACAGACGGCTCAGGGGATGATCAG gATGATATTTCCAGTACAGCCAGTACTATCCTTGATGATATATCAGAGAGTAGCAATGTCCCACGCAGAGGAAAAGGAAAGCCCAgaataaaaagaccaaaactacAGTTCAAATATGTAAATCATGTCAAG GAAGATCATGGACTACCATTGTTTGGTTTATCAATTAATCAGCTGACCAGAGAAGGAGATCCAATAGTGTTTGCTACAGTAGGAACAAACAGG GTAACTTTGTATGAATTACAAGACAGTGGGAAGATCAAATTATTACAGGCTTATATAGACCCATCA ACAGAAGAAAATTTTTACTGTGTAGCTTGGTCTTATGATGAAGTAGGTCTACCATTACTAGCAGCAGCCGGTCTCCGAGGTGTTATACGTATCATAAGTCCTGTAACCATGCAATGTATAAAG cATTTTGTAGGACATGGTAATGCAGTGAATGAATTAAAGTTTTATCCAAAGGATCCTAACTTGTTACTGTCTGTGTCTAAAG ATCATACACTAAGGATGTGGAATATAAAGACAGATGTATGTGTGATTATATTTGGTGGAGTAGATGGACATAGAGATGAAGTCCTTAGTGCA GATTTTAGTATCAAAGGATCAATAATTGTATCATGTGGTATGGATCATTCATTAAAGATGTGGAAAATGGATAAAGAAGAGTTACAGGCAGCTATAGAATCATCATACACATATAATTctgcaaaaacaaataa aCCATTCCCGACAGTATTCCAGAATTTTCCTGACTTCAGTACCAGAGATGTTCATAGAAATTATGTAGACTGTGTTCGATGGCTGGgcaattttgttttgtcaaag tcaTGTGAGAATAGTATAAATTGTTGGAAACCTGGAGGGTTACACGATTCATTGGCTGACATGAAACCACATGATAATAAAGTGACCATTTTACATCGATTTGATTACAAAGAATGTGATATATGGTACATGAGATTCTGTCTTGACTTCTGGCAGAAG ttgATGGCACTTGGAAATCAAGTAGGAAAGATTTATGTGTGGGATATAGATGTGGATGATCCTAGAGAagcaag GTACATTGTGATTACCCACCAGAAATGTTACTCACCAATACGACAAACAGCATTTACACGAGATGGCTCTATATTACTAGCAGTGACAGATGATGCCTCCATCTGGAGATGGGAGAGAGTTAAATAG
- the LOC134687994 gene encoding uncharacterized protein LOC134687994, with protein sequence MVSAFKERYLNAVEKVQMRATKLIPDIRHLSYEDRLKVLKLPSLTHRRRRGDMIQAFKILKGVEDISYERFFTVISTNTRGHNWKLAKPRCNTSFRLRHFSQRIINDWNNLPVEVISSKTVEAFKISIDRHWESVMYQLGN encoded by the coding sequence ATGGTATCCGcatttaaagaaagatatttaaatGCTGTAGAAAAAGTGCAGATGAGAGCAACTAAATTAATTCCTGATATACGACATTTAAGCTATGAAGACAGATTAAAAGTACTTAAACTACCCTCCCTAACTCACAGAAGGCGAAGAGGTGATATGATACAAGcgttcaaaatattaaaaggagTCGAAGATATATCTTATGAAAGATTTTTTACTGTCATCAGTACTAATACCCGTGGGCATAATTGGAAATTAGCAAAACCTAGATGTAACACTTCTTTTCGATTAAGACATTTCTCACAACGTATTATTAATGATTGGAATAACCTACCAGTTGAAGTTATTTCATCTAAAACTGTGGAAGCCTTTAAAATTAGTATAGACCGTCACTGGGAGTCAGTCATGTATCAGTTAGGAAATTGA
- the LOC134686325 gene encoding chaoptin-like, translating to MDLKFNLRFISFIFALNCWILLVTSKPCTTLPSCECDENETLIKCENIIGLSILSRIRPSVVSLTVKNSFLGPTLNASFSSYIMEVEEIDLSHSRIHSLTVHVFKYLRNLSRLVLKNNFLRILKFEVFDHLTALEELDLSHNRFGVLPDGPFHSLISLRFLNVSFNNLTNLKFGLRFQVMESMQSIDLSGNKFQTISNDSFEMTANWRDHIPKVMNLSYCGIENIQSRAFRYPKGMETLILKGNEGISYDNLTSLFNSSDSPKIKNLDLTKTGLTEVSELFSSLRSRNIKELTLSHNEITLLSTDLSENLAGTLLKFDMRGNKLTAISGAVSELRDLQYLDLSENLISEVDSNFNENLIKLKYLNLAHNKISAGKLTLQNFVDLETLDLSYNQLTSFIIPQTLIKLQTVNLAGNGISTLESLDGLINLENFYFQQNKLTELKKFLFVDSPIINIADFSGNEIQEIDGGTFEPHSPRFVDLSYNQLKKLKFPGWTYVKSINLRGNYLENLHGESFYALFQLEFLDLAENALLYIDDNLFLYLTNLTTLHLEHNQLLGISNWKTLFRALISLKYIDFSYNNLTRFDTSILSMSKSLQQIKADHNRIHNVDTAGFKSLTQLQSVDFSTNYFVCNCDLINFRNWLQDSGVMVMQKGSNNYTCKGPPEQTGIDVFKFEIDDFECDFMFLYIVVYSCVGGVFVVVVIITSFVCHYHLKWRRAQTNTENTASIDFERMERVPFIPDGTILRKQKTRHNTRHKTNKKTQKQESAKVSKIKKKKKNQHNTEMYIMNGNVKLMNGKIPNGIKNGKTNNKATSKGHSKKTTKKKRHNSDPPYLLRQENELVIPKPRRKTYSDLEMNPYVQQFLLQQHKKQMKNMINKRYNRESFRNVDIIRPVHGSRSSPDFKYNGTNTLPKSHTVDYRLNEHYPEMTTWHGSRGKQNKNYTTADVHQMEYVDNKHKMSGYNTISGVPSHRSHAQYI from the coding sequence ATGgatctaaaatttaatttgagatttatttcttttattttcgcATTGAATTGTTGGATTTTGTTAGTGACAAGCAAACCTTGCACGACTCTACCAAGCTGTGAATGTGATGAAAATGAAACACttataaaatgtgaaaatattaTAGGCTTGAGTATTTTATCAAGGATAAGACCTAGTGTTGTCTCACTGACTGTGAAAAATAGTTTTCTTGGACCAACATTAAATGCATCATTCTCATCCTATATAATGGAGGTTGAAGAGATTGACTTATCACATAGTAGAATACATTCTCTGACAgttcatgtttttaaatatctgaGGAACTTAAGTAGACttgtattgaaaaataattttctaagaatattaaaatttgaagtttttgatCATTTAACAGCTTTAGAAGAGTTAGATCTTAGTCATAATAGATTTGGAGTTCTACCAGACGGTCCTTTTCATTCTTTAATAAGTTTACGCTTTCTCAATGTTAGTTTTAACAATCTAACAAATCTCAAATTTGGATTAAGGTTTCAAGTTATGGAAAGTATGCAGTCTATAGACTTGTCAGGAAataaattccaaacaatttCAAACGACTCATTTGAAATGACGGCAAATTGGCGTGATCATATACCAAAAGTGATGAACCTCTCTTATTGTGGAATAGAAAATATACAATCAAGAGCTTTCAGATATCCTAAAGGAATGGAAACATTGATACTTAAAGGAAATGAGGGTATTTCATACGATAACCTGACTTCACTTTTCAACTCAAGTGATTCACCAAAGATCAAGAATCTTGACTTGACTAAAACCGGTCTAACCGAAGTATCAGAACTTTTTAGTTCTCTTCGAAGTCGCAACATAAAAGAATTAACATTATCGCACAACGAGATAACCTTGCTGTCCACTGATCTTTCTGAGAATCTGGCAGGAACATTACTAAAGTTTGATATGAGAGGTAATAAACTAACTGCCATATCTGGTGCTGTGTCAGAACTTCGAGATCTGCAGTATTTAGATTTATCAGAAAATCTGATTTCAGAAGTGGATtccaattttaatgaaaatctgataaaacttaaatatttgaatttagcACACAACAAAATTTCTGCTGGGAAATTAACCTTACAAAACTTTGTTGACCTTGAAACTTTGGATCTGAGTTATAACCAGTTGACGTCATTTATTATTCCACAAACTCTGATTAAATTGCAAACAGTGAACTTAGCAGGAAATGGAATAAGTACATTAGAATCACTGGATGGTTTAATTAACTtggaaaacttttattttcaacaaaacaaaCTAACAGAGCTTAAGAAGTTCTTGTTTGTCGATTCACCGATTATCAACATAGCTGATTTTAGTGGGAATGAAATTCAGGAGATAGATGGAGGCACCTTTGAACCTCATTCACCAAGATTTGTTGATCTGTCTTATAACCAactcaagaaactaaaatttccaGGATGGACTTATGTCAAATCTATCAATTTACGAGGAAATTATTTAGAAAACCTACATGGAGAATCATTTTATGCTTTATTTCAATTAGAATTTTTGGATTTGGCGGAGAATGCTTTGCTTTATATTGATGATAATCTGTTTTTGTATCTAACAAACTTGACAACTTTACATCTGGAACACAACCAGTTGCTTGGAATCTCAAATTGGAAAACATTGTTCCGAGCCTTAATTAGTCTTAAATACATTGACTTTAGTTACAACAATTTAACCAGGTTTGATACGAGTATCCTCTCAATGAGTAAAtctttacaacaaataaaagcAGATCATAATCGCATTCATAATGTTGACACTGCTGGATTCAAAAGTCTTACACAATTACAAAGTGTGGATTTTTCCACCAATTATTTTGTATGTAACTGTGATCTGATTAACTTTAGAAATTGGCTGCAAGATTCTGGTGTTATGGTTATGCAAAAAGGGAGTAATAATTATACATGCAAAGGGCCTCCTGAACAAACAGGAATAGATGTATTTAAGTTTGAAATAGATGATTTTGAAtgtgattttatgtttttgtacatTGTTGTTTATTCTTGTGTTGGAGGGGTCTTTGTGGTAGTTGTCATTATCACGTCATTTGTATGTCACTATCATCTAAAATGGAGGAGAGCACAGACGAATACTGAGAACACAGCATCTATTGACTTCGAAAGGATGGAACGTGTTCCTTTTATTCCAGATGGAACAATACtgagaaaacaaaaaaccagacacaataccagaCACAAGACAAAcaagaaaacacaaaaacagGAATCTGCAAAGGTCAGTAAGAtcaagaagaagaagaaaaatcaaCATAATACTGAAATGTATATAATGAATGGAAATGTGAAATTAATGAACGGAAAAATTCCTAATGGTATTAAAAATGGGAAAACTAACAATAAAGCTACTTCTAAAGGACATTCAAAGAAGACAACCAAAAAGAAACGCCATAACTCAGACCCACCTTACTTGTTAAGACAGGAGAATGAACTTGTGATTCCTAAACCTAGACGTAAAACATATTCTGACCTTGAGATGAACCCTTACGTTCAACAGTTTCTTctccaacaacacaaaaagcagatgaaaaacatgataaataagaGATACAACCGAGAATCATTTAGAAATGTGGATATCATACGACCAGTGCATGGTAGTAGGAGTTCTCCAGACTTTAAATATAATGGTACAAACACTCTCCCTAAATCTCACACAGTGGATTATAGACTTAATGAACATTATCCTGAGATGACCACATGGCATGGCTCTCGtggcaaacaaaacaaaaactatacCACAGCAGACGTACATCAGATGGAATATGttgataataaacataaaatgtcAGGCTACAATACAATAAGTGGTGTTCCATCTCATCGATCTCATGCTCAATATATCTGA